From Drosophila nasuta strain 15112-1781.00 chromosome X, ASM2355853v1, whole genome shotgun sequence, one genomic window encodes:
- the LOC132796131 gene encoding tyramine beta-hydroxylase isoform X1, which produces MSLQQSVQPGKCQTDVNKRQQQQQQQQQRQSTQLMPVMLMLLMLTLLTRPLSAYSNLNKSEHIFSGLSDTKLHEIYLDDKEIKLSWMVDWYKQEVLFHLQNAFNEQHRWFYLGFSKRGSLADADICFFENQNGFFNVVTDTYTSPDGHWVRKDYQQDCEVFKMDEFTLAFKRKFDTCDPLDLRLHEGTMYVVWARGESELALEDHQFALPNVTAPHEAGLKMLQLLRADKILIPESDLNQIEITLEQASVPVRETTYWCHVQRLDDVTKQRLHIVQFEPIIKTPGIVHHMEVFHCETDPHVEIPLYNGDCEQLPAEAKVCSKVMALWAMGASTFTYPPEAGLPIGGDGYNPYVRLEVHFNNPELQTGLVDSSGFRIKLSKTLRQYDAGVMELGLEYTDKMAIPPGQTAFPLSGYCVADCTRSALPRTGIIIFGSQLHTHLRGVRVLTRHFRGEQELREVNRDDYYSNHFQEMRTLHYKPRVLPGDALVTTCYYNTLADANATLGGFSISDEMCVNYIHYYPATKLEVCKSSVSEETLENYFIYMKRKEHQHGIHLNGARSVNYHSIEWTQPRIDQLYTMYIQEPLSMQCNRSDGQRFEGHNWEGVATTPVQIKIPIHRKLCPNYNPLWLKPLEKGECDLLGECIY; this is translated from the exons ttaacAAGTCGGAGCACATTTTCTCTG GTCTGTCGGATACCAAACTGCACGAGATCTATCTCGACGACAAGGAGATCAAGCTAAGCTGGATGGTCGATTGGTACAAGCAGGAGGTGCTCTTCCATTTGCAGAACGCATTCAACGAGCAGCATCGTTGGTTCTATTTGGGCTTCTCGAAGCGCGGCAGTCTCGCCGATGCGGACATTTGTTTCTTTGAGAATCAGAATGGCTTCTTCAATGTGGTCACCGATACCTACACCAGTCCCGATGGTCATTGGGTGCGCAAGGATTACCAGCAGGACTGCGAAGTCTTCAAAATGGATGAGTTCACCTTGGCTTTTAAGCGCAAATTCGATACCTGTGATCCGCTCGATTTGCGGCTTCAT GAGGGCACCATGTATGTGGTTTGGGCTCGTGGCGAATCTGAGCTGGCCCTAGAGGATCATCAGTTTGCGCTGCCCAATGTGACGGCACCGCATGAGGCTGGTCTCAagatgttgcaactgttgcgtGCCGATAAGATTCTGATACCCGAAAGCGACCTGAATCAAATCGAAATCACATTGGAGCAGGCTTCAGTTCCGGTGCGTGAAACAACGTATTGGTGTCATGTCCAGCGACTCGACGATGTGACAAAGCAGCGACTGCACATTGTGCAATTCGAGCCAATCATTAAAACACCGGGTATCGTCCATCACATGGAGGTCTTTCACTGCGAGACGGATCCGCATGTGGAGATACCCCTCTATAATGGTGATTGCGAGCAGCTGCCCGCCGAGGCGAAAGTCTGCTCCAAGGTGATGGCATTGTGGGCCATGGGGGCGAGCACATTTACGTATCCACCAGAGGCTGGCCTGCCAATCGGTGGTGATGGCTATAATCCCTATGTGCGACTCGAGGTGCACTTCAATAATCCCGAACTCCAGACAG GTCTCGTGGATAGCTCGGGCTTTCGCATTAAATTGTCAAAGACGCTGCGTCAATACGACGCCGGCGTGATGGAACTGGGCCTGGAATATACCGATAAAATGGCCATACCACCAGGACAAACCGCCTTCCCGCTAAGCGGCTACTGTGTCGCCGATTGCACACGGTCTGCGTTGCCGAGGACGGGCATCATCATCTTTGGATCGCAGCTGCACACGCATTTGCGTGGCGTTCGCGTCCTCACGCGACACTTTCGCGGCGAACAGGAGTTGCGCGAGGTGAATCGCGATGATTACTATTCGAATCATTTCCAGGAAATGCGCACGCTGCATTACAAGCCACGCGTTTTGCCG GGCGACGCATTGGTCACCACATGCTATTATAATACGCTTGCCGATGCAAATGCCACGCTTGGGGGATTCTCCATCAGCGATGAGATGTGCGTCAACTATATACACTACTATCCGGCCACCAAGTTGGAGGTGTGCAAGAGTTCCGTTTCGGAGGAGACGCTTGAGAATTATTTCATCTACATGAAACG GAAGGAGCATCAGCATGGCATCCACTTGAACGGGGCACGTTCGGTGAATTATCACAGCATCGAGTGGACACAGCCGCGCATTGACCAGCTGTATACGATGTACATCCAGGAGCCGCTTAGCATGCAATGTAATAGATCGGATGGCCAGAGGTTTGAGGGTCACAACTGGGAGGGCGTTGCGACGACGCCAGTGCAAATCAAAATACCCATCCATCGCAAATTGTGCCCCAACTACAATCCGCTCTGGCTGAAGCCATTAGAGAAGGGCGAGTGCGATTTGCTTGGCGAATGCATCTACtag
- the LOC132796131 gene encoding tyramine beta-hydroxylase isoform X2 → MSLQQSVQPGKCQTDVNKRQQQQQQQQQRQSTQLMPVMLMLLMLTLLTRPLSAYSNRLSDTKLHEIYLDDKEIKLSWMVDWYKQEVLFHLQNAFNEQHRWFYLGFSKRGSLADADICFFENQNGFFNVVTDTYTSPDGHWVRKDYQQDCEVFKMDEFTLAFKRKFDTCDPLDLRLHEGTMYVVWARGESELALEDHQFALPNVTAPHEAGLKMLQLLRADKILIPESDLNQIEITLEQASVPVRETTYWCHVQRLDDVTKQRLHIVQFEPIIKTPGIVHHMEVFHCETDPHVEIPLYNGDCEQLPAEAKVCSKVMALWAMGASTFTYPPEAGLPIGGDGYNPYVRLEVHFNNPELQTGLVDSSGFRIKLSKTLRQYDAGVMELGLEYTDKMAIPPGQTAFPLSGYCVADCTRSALPRTGIIIFGSQLHTHLRGVRVLTRHFRGEQELREVNRDDYYSNHFQEMRTLHYKPRVLPGDALVTTCYYNTLADANATLGGFSISDEMCVNYIHYYPATKLEVCKSSVSEETLENYFIYMKRKEHQHGIHLNGARSVNYHSIEWTQPRIDQLYTMYIQEPLSMQCNRSDGQRFEGHNWEGVATTPVQIKIPIHRKLCPNYNPLWLKPLEKGECDLLGECIY, encoded by the exons GTCTGTCGGATACCAAACTGCACGAGATCTATCTCGACGACAAGGAGATCAAGCTAAGCTGGATGGTCGATTGGTACAAGCAGGAGGTGCTCTTCCATTTGCAGAACGCATTCAACGAGCAGCATCGTTGGTTCTATTTGGGCTTCTCGAAGCGCGGCAGTCTCGCCGATGCGGACATTTGTTTCTTTGAGAATCAGAATGGCTTCTTCAATGTGGTCACCGATACCTACACCAGTCCCGATGGTCATTGGGTGCGCAAGGATTACCAGCAGGACTGCGAAGTCTTCAAAATGGATGAGTTCACCTTGGCTTTTAAGCGCAAATTCGATACCTGTGATCCGCTCGATTTGCGGCTTCAT GAGGGCACCATGTATGTGGTTTGGGCTCGTGGCGAATCTGAGCTGGCCCTAGAGGATCATCAGTTTGCGCTGCCCAATGTGACGGCACCGCATGAGGCTGGTCTCAagatgttgcaactgttgcgtGCCGATAAGATTCTGATACCCGAAAGCGACCTGAATCAAATCGAAATCACATTGGAGCAGGCTTCAGTTCCGGTGCGTGAAACAACGTATTGGTGTCATGTCCAGCGACTCGACGATGTGACAAAGCAGCGACTGCACATTGTGCAATTCGAGCCAATCATTAAAACACCGGGTATCGTCCATCACATGGAGGTCTTTCACTGCGAGACGGATCCGCATGTGGAGATACCCCTCTATAATGGTGATTGCGAGCAGCTGCCCGCCGAGGCGAAAGTCTGCTCCAAGGTGATGGCATTGTGGGCCATGGGGGCGAGCACATTTACGTATCCACCAGAGGCTGGCCTGCCAATCGGTGGTGATGGCTATAATCCCTATGTGCGACTCGAGGTGCACTTCAATAATCCCGAACTCCAGACAG GTCTCGTGGATAGCTCGGGCTTTCGCATTAAATTGTCAAAGACGCTGCGTCAATACGACGCCGGCGTGATGGAACTGGGCCTGGAATATACCGATAAAATGGCCATACCACCAGGACAAACCGCCTTCCCGCTAAGCGGCTACTGTGTCGCCGATTGCACACGGTCTGCGTTGCCGAGGACGGGCATCATCATCTTTGGATCGCAGCTGCACACGCATTTGCGTGGCGTTCGCGTCCTCACGCGACACTTTCGCGGCGAACAGGAGTTGCGCGAGGTGAATCGCGATGATTACTATTCGAATCATTTCCAGGAAATGCGCACGCTGCATTACAAGCCACGCGTTTTGCCG GGCGACGCATTGGTCACCACATGCTATTATAATACGCTTGCCGATGCAAATGCCACGCTTGGGGGATTCTCCATCAGCGATGAGATGTGCGTCAACTATATACACTACTATCCGGCCACCAAGTTGGAGGTGTGCAAGAGTTCCGTTTCGGAGGAGACGCTTGAGAATTATTTCATCTACATGAAACG GAAGGAGCATCAGCATGGCATCCACTTGAACGGGGCACGTTCGGTGAATTATCACAGCATCGAGTGGACACAGCCGCGCATTGACCAGCTGTATACGATGTACATCCAGGAGCCGCTTAGCATGCAATGTAATAGATCGGATGGCCAGAGGTTTGAGGGTCACAACTGGGAGGGCGTTGCGACGACGCCAGTGCAAATCAAAATACCCATCCATCGCAAATTGTGCCCCAACTACAATCCGCTCTGGCTGAAGCCATTAGAGAAGGGCGAGTGCGATTTGCTTGGCGAATGCATCTACtag